The Mus musculus strain C57BL/6J chromosome 2, GRCm38.p6 C57BL/6J genome has a window encoding:
- the Olfr1287 gene encoding olfactory receptor 1287: MEETNQTVVSEFIFQGICASKELQLFLLLPFSILYLMAVVGNLFVVILIIIDHHLHSTMYFLLANLSFIDFCLSSVTTPKLITDLLKDNKTISFGGCMSQILCVYFFGGSEMVLLVTMAYDRYVAICRPLHYSSIMGRQKCIWLVVISWTIGFIHAMSQLILILDLPFCGPRVIDSFFCDISLVMKLACMNTDTLEILINADSGVLATTCFILLLISYTNILLTVQLHSKDGSSKALSTCTSHIIVVLLFFGPVIFIYLCPVSITWVDNFLAVFYSVITPLLNPAIYTLRNKDIKNAIKKLINHL, encoded by the coding sequence ATGGAAGAAACAAACCAGACTGTGGTCTCTGAGTTTATTTTTCAGGGAATTTGTGCTTCAAAGGAACTACAGCTCTTCCTCCTGCTGCCATTTTCCATCCTCTATCTAATGGCTGTGGTAGGCAACCTCTTTGTTGTGATATTGATCATCATTGATCATCATCTCCATTCTACCATGTACTTTCTGTTAGCTAATCTATCATTTATTGACTTCTGCCTTTCCTCAGTTACCACCCCCAAACTGATAACTGACCTCCTAAAAGATAACAAAACCATTTCCTTTGGGGGCTGCATGAGCCAGATCCTCTGTGTGTACTTCTTTGGAGGAAGTGAGATGGTGCTTCTTGTAACAATGGCCTATGACCGGTATGTGGCCATCTGCAGGCCACTCCACTACAGCAGCATCATGGGCAGACAGAAGTGCATCTGGCTTGTTGTGATATCATGGACCATTGGCTTTATACATGCCATGAGTCAACTGATACTGATTTTGGATCTGCCTTTCTGTGGACCTAGAGTGATAGACAGCTTTTTCTGTGAtatttctttggtgatgaaattAGCCTGCATGAATACTGATACTCTGGAAATTCTAATAAATGCTGACAGTGGTGTTTTGGCAACAACTTGTTTCATCCTCTTACTGATATCTTATACTAACATTCTATTAACTGTTCAACTTCACTCTAAAGATGGTTCATCAAAGGCATTATCTACATGCACATCCCATATCATAGTGGTTTTGCTGTTCTTTGGGCCAGTCATTTTCATCTATCTGTGTCCAGTTAGCATCACCTGGGTTGACAACTTTCTTGCCGTATTTTACTCAGTCATCACACCTCTCCTT